One genomic region from Ptychodera flava strain L36383 chromosome 14, AS_Pfla_20210202, whole genome shotgun sequence encodes:
- the LOC139150198 gene encoding small ribosomal subunit protein uS5m-like has product MAAPVRIVARVSAILTKDAPIPLLRGSISHVSIHNNVYKCQRSALQVLPTYTQQRYSSFFNTYTAEELWKGVLAETGKASKKGRGKRARKGRKKNLNLGQQLGEGKLSMAWPGLNVPVIKGKVVKTIQPKPIDPEREAELQRIRSEWDKRKKRSVPIEERGWTSKSWGGRSYGPPDPVPGCDFEGFDSTVIQVKRVFNMTGTVGRKRSTFVVMVVGNYNGAIGYAVGKSDELTTALRKAKNSSKHFLHYFERYDDHTILHDVESKFKATRVRMKKQAKGYGLKCHRIIKEICRLAGIKDLHARVYGSTNPLNICHAVFQGLSNQETHQQIADRHGLHLVEFREECDNFPRVVASPQTFVRSDIEEMDWDKEMPLEWKEIKPRSDRSARFERDGSLVF; this is encoded by the exons ATGGCAGCGCCTGTGAGGATCGTCGCACGCGTGTCTGCGATTCTTACGAAAG ATGCACCCATACCACTACTCAGAGGCTCCATCAGCCATGTCAGCATTCACAACAATGTTTACAAATGTCAACGCAGTGCCCTGCAAGTACTGCCAACTTACACTCAACAAAGATATTCAAGTTTCTTCAATACAT ATACTGCTGAGGAGCTTTGGAAGGGTGTTTTAGCAGAGACAGGAAAGGCCAGCAAGAAAGGAAGAGGAAAACGAGCAAGGAAAGGCCGGAAAAAGAACCTGAATCTTGGACAGCAGTTAGGAGAAG GAAAACTGAGCATGGCCTGGCCAGGTTTGAATGTACCTGTCATCAAGGGTAAAGTGGTGAAAACAATACAACCAAAGCCCATAGATCCTGAGAGAGAGGCAGAGCTACAGAGGATACGAAGTGAATGGGACAAGCGAAAAAAGAGATCAGTACCCATAGAAGAAAGAGGTTGGACCTCAAAGAGCTGGGGTGGTCGAAGCTATGGACCTCCTGATCCTGTTCCTGGCT GTGATTTTGAAGGATTTGACTCCACTGTGATTCAGGTAAAACGTGTTTTCAATATGACTGGAACTGTAGGACGTAAGCGCAGTACGTTTGTTGTTATGGTGGTAGGCAACTACAATGGTGCTATAG GTTATGCAGTGGGCAAGTCAGACGAACTCACCACAGCAttgaggaaagccaaaaacAGTTCAAAACACTTCTTgcattattttgaaagatatgaTGATCACACAA TATTACATGATGTAGAGAGCAAATTCAAGGCCACAAGAGTCAGGATGAAGAAACAAGCGAAGG GTTATGGCTTGAAATGTCACCGAATTATCAAAGAAATCTGTAGATTAGCCGGAATAAAAGATTTGCATGCCAGGGTATACGGTTCCACAAACCCACTGAACATATGTCATGCGGTTTTCCAAGGATTGTCTAATCAG GAAACTCATCAACAGATTGCAGACAGACACGGACTTCACTTGGTGGAATTCAGAGAAGAATGTGATAATTTTCCCAGAGTAGTTGCATCACCACAGACTTTTGTGCGTTCAGATATTGAGGAAATGGACTGGGATAAAGAGATGCCATTAGAATGGAAAGAAATCAAACCCCGTAGTGATAGGTCGGCCAGGTTTGAGAGGGATGGTTCATTGGTTTTCTAA